A stretch of Arachis hypogaea cultivar Tifrunner chromosome 15, arahy.Tifrunner.gnm2.J5K5, whole genome shotgun sequence DNA encodes these proteins:
- the LOC112749838 gene encoding non-specific lipid transfer protein GPI-anchored 25 translates to MPTMATGVTAALVLLLALVAHTEAPTSPTATGGCTDELLSFSACLSYVSSPPNDLNERPSANCCAAFNSAAESGGAICLCYFVRYPNILGFPINSTRLISLSSICNPTPPLSLNFLCSASPALPPLNSAATLGFTISGIQGGGGGSSTAPKIGGRSPRSVGRGRPFFFPLSSNGNGAASTHLCSSNSLLLLSVALAIFLSLLNTQ, encoded by the exons ATGCCAACCATGGCTACCGGCGTCACTGCAGCACTCGTCCTCCTCCTCGCCCTGGTTGCACATACGGAGGCGCCGACTTCCCCGACGGCGACAGGTGGCTGCACCGACGAGCTGCTGTCGTTCTCAGCGTGTCTTTCATACGTGTCGTCCCCGCCCAACGACCTCAACGAGAGACCTTCCGCCAACTGCTGCGCCGCCTTCAACTCGGCGGCGGAGTCCGGCGGCGCAATCTGCCTGTGCTACTTCGTACGCTACCCTAACATCCTCGGGTTCCCTATCAACTCCACAAGGCTCATCTCGCTTTCTTCCATTTGCAATCCAACTCCTCCTCTTTCCTTAAATTTCCTTTgctcag CATCACCGGCTCTGCCACCTCTCAACAGCGCAGCGACACTGGGATTCACCATATCTG GGATCCAGGGTGGCGGTGGAGGAAGTTCAACAGCACCTAAGATTGGTGGTAGGTCACCAAGAAGCGTTGGAAGAGGAAGGCCGTTTTTCTTTCCATTGTCGTCAAATGGAAACGGCGCAGCTTCAACACACTTGTGCAGCAGCAACTCTCTGCTACTACTCTCAGTAGCACTTGCCATCTTTTTGTCACTCCTCAACACTCAATAG
- the LOC112749835 gene encoding probable RNA helicase SDE3 translates to MSTVGYRSDDECSYVGGKGEIGFLDFEEEKSVCSYAAIDDGDPVIISVPFAFVNGKPQSVFVGDTAVDLITINNTTKEPVQLWTVHIFASNPQNTFTLSLMEPPSANSNSNGDSDEGFLESFGLEDRMLQPGEILKIWLSCKTKEMGMYQSIVHFDVGEERIERVVFVLVEDKISKSLASKRPYSRQRRKDKFAVDNFIAGSRPAGKTNRAYINRLPKYDIPGDIRNLLESNQIPEAVEGGLTRKNYASFFKTLVIMEEIQLEEDMRTYDMECVTMRKRPNQFLSMLVPGLAERRPSLVHGDFIFAKLASENDKNTGRPYQGFIHRVEADEIFLKFDNEFHLRHRDGNLYDVHFTYNRINMRRLYQAVEAASGLGSEFLFPSTLARKRFIETTDLIPISGTFNDEQISSIKSILGCKGAPPYLIYGPPGTGKTKTIVEAVLQLYKHNKNARILVCAPSNSAADHILEKLLAEKSVEFQENEIFRLNASTRPYEDIKPEIIRFCFFDELIFKCPPVSALRHYRIIISTYMSACLLYAEDVSRGHFSHIFLDEAGQASEPETMIPISHLCRRETVVVLAGDPMQLGPVIYSKKADTHGLGTSYLARLFQCEMYATGDANYATTLVNNYRCHPEILHLPSKLFYNGALIACRDKTTFMVSPGFLPNEEFPILFFGIQGCDEREGNNPSWFNRIEVSKVVEVVKRLTAGGNIMEEHIGIIAPYRQQVLKIKQTLENQEMPDIKVGSVEQFQGQEKEVIIISTVRSTIKHNEFDRVHCLGFLSNHRRFNVAVTRAISLLVIIGNPHIICKDNYWSQMLWHCVDNSSYQGCTHPDKPKPYVEDAGDNNVKPYGEVNGEDSVEWGQDLSQVEIPKPVTDEAEWSDGWRSS, encoded by the exons ATGAGTACTGTTGGATATAGGTCAGATGATGAATGCTCTTATGTTGGAGGAAAAGGAGAAATCGGGTTTCTAGATTTTGAGGAAGAGAAATCTGTTTGTAGTTACGCTGCTATTGATGATGGCGATCCGGTTATCATATCCGTCCCATTTGCATTTGTGAATGGGAAGCCTCAATCAGTGTTTGTTGGAGATACTGCTGTGGATTTAATAACCATCAATAATACCACCAAAGAGCCTGTGCAGTTGTGGACTGTTCATATTTTTGCCTCAAATCCTCAGAACACTTTCACTCTTTCTCTGATGGAACCTCCATCagcaaattcaaattcaaatggaGATTCAGATGAGGGCTTTCTCGAATCATTTGGATTGGAGGATAGAATGCTTCAGCCTGgtgagattttaaaaatatggTTGTCTTGCAAGACAAAAGAAATGGGCATGTACCAATCAATTGTGCATTTTGATGttggagaagaaagaatagaaaggGTGGTTTTTGTCTTAGTTGAAGACAAGATTTCGAAATCGTTGGCTTCTAAGAGGCCTTATTCTCgacaaagaagaaaagacaaattTGCAGTAGATAATTTCATTGCAGGCTCACGTCCTGCAGGGAAAACAAATCGGGCCTACATTAATAGGCTTCCAAAATATGATATTCCTGGGGATATTAGAAACTTGCTTGAGAGCAATCAGATCCCTGAAGCTGTTGAAGGTGGTCTAACAAGAAAGAATTATGCTTCTTTTTTCAAAACGTTGGTGATAATGGAAGAAATACAATTAGAG GAAGACATGAGGACTTATGACATGGAATGCGTAACAATGAGGAAGAGACCCAATCAATTTTTGTCCATGTTGGTTCCTGGGCTTGCTGAGAGAAGACCATCACTGGTTCATGGGGATTTCATCTTTGCCAAACTAGCATCTGAAAATGATAAGAACACTGGACGCCCTTATCAG GGATTTATCCATCGTGTTGAAGCTGATGAGATCTTTTTGAAGTTTGATAATGAATTTCACCTGCGTCATAGAGATGGAAATCTTTATGATGTTCACTTCACCTACAATAGGATCAATATGAGAAGGTTGTATCAAGCAGTTGAGGCAGCCAGTGGCTTAGGATCCGAGTTCCTTTTTCCATCTACTTTAGCCAGGAAGAGGTTCATTGAAACCACTGATCTGATTCCCATATCTGGTACTTTTAATGATGAGCAAATTTCTTCAATCAAAAGTATTCTTGGTTGCAAAGGGGCGCCACCATATCTGATTTATGGGCCTCCAGGTACGGGAAAGACTAAGACAATAGTAGAAGCAGTTCTCCAGCTCTACAAACATAATAAGAATGCCCGCATTCTTGTCTGTGCACCATCAAATAGTGCAGCAGACCACATATTAGAGAAACTGCTTGCTGAGAAGTCTGTTGAGTTTCAAGAAAATGAAATATTCAGGCTCAATGCTTCTACCAGGCCATATGAGGATATCAAACCTGAAATTATCCGTTTCTGCTTCTTTGATGAGTTGATATTTAAGTGCCCGCCAGTCAGTGCCCTCAGGCATTATAGGATTATAATATCAACATATATGAGTGCCTGTCTTCTTTATGCAGAAGATGTTTCACGGGGTCATTTCTCTCACATTTTCTTGGATGAGGCTGGCCAAGCCTCAGAACCTGAAACCATGATCCCTATATCCCATCTCTGCAGAAGGGAAACTGTTGTTGTTCTAGCTGGAGACCCAATGCAGTTGGGTCCAGTAATTTATTCGAAGAAAGCAGATACACATGGATTGGGGACATCATACCTGGCACGACTGTTTCAATGTGAGATGTATGCAACTGGAGATGCAAATTATGCAACGACATTGGTTAATAATTATCGATGCCATCCAGAGATATTACATCTCCCTTCAAAGCTGTTTTATAATGGGGCGTTGATTGCATGCAGAGACAAGACAACCTTCATGGTGAGTCCTGGCTTCCTCCCTAATGAGGAGTTTCCCATTCTTTTCTTTGGCATCCAAGGATGTGATGAAAGAGAAGGGAATAACCCCTCATGGTTCAACCGAATTGAAGTGAGCAAAGTTGTCGAAGTTGTCAAGAGGCTGACAGCTGGTGGGAATATAATGGAGGAACACATTGGCATAATAGCACCATATAGGCAACAAGTACTCAAAATTAAACAGACTCTTGAAAATCAAGAGATGCCTGATATCAAAGTTGGTAGTGTTGAACAGTTTCAAGGACAAGAGAAGGAAGTTATTATCATATCAACTGTTCGATCAACCATCAAACACAATGAGTTTGACAGAGTCCACTGTCTTGGCTTTTTGAGCAATCATAGAAGGTTTAATGTGGCTGTAACTCGTGCCATATCATTGTTGGTTATCATCGGGAATCCACACATTATTTGCAAG GACAATTATTGGAGCCAAATGCTGTGGCACTGCGTAGACAATTCATCTTATCAGGGTTGTACACATCCTGATAAGCCAAAACCTTATGTTGAGGACGCTGGAGACAACAATGTGAAGCCTTATGGAGAGGTCAATGGAGAGGACTCTGTAGAATGGGGTCAAGATTTATCCCAGGTGGAGATTCCCAAACCTGTTACTGATGAGGCTGAATGGTCTGATGGCTGGAGAAGTAGTTGA